One stretch of Eupeodes corollae chromosome 2, idEupCoro1.1, whole genome shotgun sequence DNA includes these proteins:
- the LOC129944548 gene encoding protein stoned-A: protein MLKLPKGLKKKKKGKKSKKDQELFTEEELEQYKREQRAKQEAALEAAKSDVGESDGASDVEKGSTSGSVASSAHPVENSGTSGEAAAATNGTSSTVDKTENDEEWAKFKALTSGVDSVLHKTQQELDHIKQTSFYQRLPSAAEKKKQEEEEAAAREAARLAEERRLAEEKEANRDKLAEAVVELSESEEESEEVGDIFATDYIDAITSGELQLGVVPDSPELEIDEGPDPFDTAYAEKVIVGADKAKGGKKLVSLGAAVEVLTGRVDRDHAVALSGAKRKPRKGVQDLLLDESIDLEAVATEVEAVSATPEPTNLLDELADDIPNDVPIDLTASLHLQFLKKPKVEDEYNDEEEEGLGGFLPEREPAEGAEDLPPSDIVAEFDVLKYEEDDEFAELAAESLTKKEEVKVITQVPVPIAVSGPIEGDWAEFEQTPNELEQTSTGGKVKPPRPAGPPPRPTSGPHIAPGVIHLSDDDDFALEDDPFDTTFVEKVVTAQEDDDDDFDFDPRAEERKAPVVPPPPKKILQRDLFNTNFADSDVSSNLLGAQQKDLLAGSTTDLSAVGAAPIAPIPEPSEEDFDPFDTSAVSVIVQPKEVELKVLEKELLQDSKLKHSLSDPDFDPRAEEEPATPVAQIQTPSEPFDPARRKSSLSLNLQSKTVGFLVPKNQDLLGANNDGGKVQKPLTPYYAKSESIPEKDNEDPFDTSFVPANKPSEVELKNLEQDLLTSNLKHSLSDPDFDPRAPPTPVAPADLLGVQENINIKVLTPAQESKDIVEEPEAIIDPFDTSIAANIAPGKAELKVIEDELLPAQTPEITTGVLDTLTDAQELGLGDKVLTPQLTRREVSTPEDIDPFDTSIAENLAPGQTEIKLLENELIER, encoded by the exons ATGCTTAAGCTACCTAAAggcctaaaaaagaaaaagaaaggaaagaaatcgaaaaaagaTCAAGAACTCTTCACCGAAGAGGAACTCGAACAATACAAGCGTGAGCAGCGTGCCAAACAAGAGGCCGCACTTGAGGCAGCCAAATCAGACGTTGGTGAATCTGACGGTGCATCAGACGTCGAGAAGGGTTCGACTAGTGGATCAGTTGCATCATCAGCACATCCAGTAGAAAATTCCGGCACATCGGGAGAGGCTGCAGCTGCAACTAACGGTACATCAAGTACAGTTGATAAAACCGAAAACGACGAAGAGTGGGCTAAATTCAAAGCCCTTACTTCGGGAGTAGACTCAGTCCTTCATAAAACTCAACAGGAGTTAGATCACATCAAACAGACTTCTTTCTATCAGCGACTTCCATCAGCAGCTGAGAAGAAGAAGCAAGAAGAGGAAGAAGCTGCAGCTCGTGAGGCTGCACGCCTTGCAGAAGAGCGTCGTTTAGCCGAGGAGAAGGAAGCCAATCGGGATAAGTTAGCCGAAGCTGTTGTTGAGCTCTCCGAGTCCGAAGAAGAATCGGAGGAAGTAGGTGATATCTTCGCAACTGATTACATAGATGCCATCACCAGTGGAGAGCTTCAACTAGGTGTTGTCCCAGATTCACCGGAGCTTGAAATCGACGAAGGGCCTGATCCATTTGACACAGCCTACGCAGAAAAGGTAATCGTAGGCGCCGATAAGGCCAAGGGAGGTAAGAAACTAGTGAGCCTTGGTGCTGCAGTCGAGGTTCTTACAGGACGAGTAGACCGTGATCACGCGGTTGCCCTCAGTGGAGCCAAGCGAAAACCCAGAAAAGGTGTTCAAGATCTTTTGCTTGATGAAAGTATCGATTTAGAGGCCGTTGCAACAGAAGTCGAAGCAGTTTCAGCAACTCCGGAACCAACTAATCTTCTAGACGAGCTAGCTGATGATATTCCAAACGACGTTCCTATTGACTTAACAGCGTCATTGCATTTGCAATTCCTCAAGAAGCCAAAAGTCGAAGACGAGTATaacgacgaagaagaagaaggctTAGGAGGGTTCTTACCCGAACGTGAGCCAGCAGAGGGTGCTGAAGATTTACCACCCAGTGATATTGTCGCTGAGTTCGATGTTTTGAAATACGAGGAAGACGATGAATTTGCAGAACTAGCTGCAGAATCTCTGACCAAAAAGGAAGAAGTCAAAGTAATTACACAGGTTCCCGTACCAATAGCAGTAAGTGGACCTATAGAGGGAGATTGGGCTGAATTTGAGCAGACTCCAAACGAACTCGAACAAACCTCAACAGGTGGAAAGG TTAAACCTCCAAGGCCAGCAGGCCCACCACCTCGCCCAACCAGCGGTCCACATATCGCCCCTGGTGTAATCCATCTAAGTGACGACGACGATTTTGCTTTAGAGGACGATCCATTCGACACAACTTTCGTTGAAAAGGTTGTCACCGCCcaagaagacgacgacgacgattttGACTTTGATCCACGGGCCGAAGAACGAAAGGCCCCTGTGGTTCCACCTCCTCCCAAGAAAATTCTGCAGCGTGAtcttttcaatacaaattttgcaGATTCCGACGTTTCTTCCAATCTTCTCGGAGCTCAACAAAAAGATCTTCTTGCCGGCAGTACCACAGACTTAAGTGCAGTTGGGGCAGCACCCATTGCCCCCATCCCTGAGCCAAGTGAAGAAGATTTCGATCCTTTTGATACATCAGCTGTAAGTGTCATTGTTCAACCCAAGGAAGTTGAACTTAAAGTACTCGAAAAGGAACTTCTACAGGACTCTAAGCTCAAGCACTCACTGAGCGATCCAGACTTTGATCCACGTGCCGAGGAGGAGCCAGCAACTCCAGTGGCTCAAATCCAAACACCTTCGGAACCTTTTGATCCCGCACGTCGAAAGTCTTCCCTCAGCCTAAACCTACAGTCAAAGACAGTTGGGTTTTTGGTTCCAAAAAATCAGGATTTACTCGGAGCAAATAACGATGGTGGCAAAGTTCAAAAGCCACTAACACCATATTACGCCAAGTCAGAGTCAATACCTGAGAAAGATAACGAAGATCCATTTGATACGTCGTTTGTTCCAGCAAATAAGCCATCAGAAGTTGAATTAAAGAATCTAGAGCAGGATCTGCTGACAAGCAATCTTAAGCATAGTTTATCTGATCCAGATTTTGATCCACGAGCTCCTCCAACACCAGTTGCACCAGCTGATTTGTTGGGAGTTCAAGAAAATATCAATATAAAAGTTCTGACTCCAGCTCAGGAGAGCAAGGATATTGTTGAAGAGCCAGAGGCGATTATCGATCCATTTGACACATCGATTGCAGCAAATATCGCCCCCGGAAAGGCGGAGCTGAAGGTTATAGAAGACGAACTCTTGCCAGCACAGACCCCAGAAATCACAACAGGAGTTCTAGACACTCTCACAGACGCTCAGGAACTCGGTTTGGGAGACAAAGTTTTGACTCCTCAACTGACTCGCAGAGAAGTTAGCACACCAGAGGATATTGACCCATTTGACACATCAATTGCTGAGAATCTAGCACCAGGGCAGACAGAAATCAAGCTTCTTGAGAACGAATTAATCGAACGTTAA
- the LOC129944547 gene encoding protein stoned-B, protein MANPFLMMGDDMDDGADAAVNPFLMQDGPEEAAEDFDNPFAGQTNPFAFGDDAEEEVPPTTVATTMADIFQTQQQPVKTTNASAFQSIDPAMSFFGTTIEADDDAMDPSSEESAKKGPPPRPSPPSQQTQDLIYSVSDQLDQASSQLLGRLPATRSPSPVSMRDLHSPSPTPDSGLADLLDVSDSGSSATQGFDMDLMGSSNENPFAAPTSIPTMQPATPMQQQTKALPPRPPPPRPAPPRPTPPSIPGAPPRPVPPQPANQQQAKEPDDLFDMFGTTAPPKPPPPKSKEDILSLFSKPSPPQPAQQDLLSGDIVLDPMPDGEQKSDEAAPTTPPATAEAEPSPLIQTEAPAEAATEDPIFSSTLTHPDESSQDITSHPQSAEEESAAPMSTIAPEIPKMRAPTPDIEITTVEDLPRSDDEEEPEPVPAPPPEIVETEPEPEPEPEPEPEEADVEKVVETDHSPPTESIATTQAVPESPIDANSSYQASEPEQMDTGLDFAPPSGATSANPFASPDADEETYPQPTVVTNIFAVEEPAITNIFAADPEPAVNIFAADPDPVPVVTNIFAASDEFDAFSAKFDSVKKDNVSLLDGFGGGITPTSTGGGDAWGDTDEFGAVTPAAPDDGFGTEDGFDPFLAMQAPERSESVESVDKEFSVVIRPKAENAHGVTPALAPPPPPRGSQNNSVNSGDSSPRVNPFDKGEEDTGFPAPAVAPDQVPPMQRTDSQETPQTPLFDEDVSQPLEDFPRLNYVGPGWEMQLRQPNKKKITGQRFWKKIFVKMAIQNDVPVIQLFNQASDKQPFQELPLQPSYSVSEVGAQQYDQFGKIFTMKLQYIFYKERPGVRPGQVTKAERITNKLSQFAQYAIAGDYQGVKEFGSDLKKLGLPVEHAPQSSQLFKIGSMNYEDMKQLSICIEEALFKISAHRDRALNYKMEEVQVTAVDEIYVEQDSEGKILKQIARVRLFFLAFLSGMPTIELGMNDMWRQGKEVVGRHDIIPVVTEEWIRLEKVEFHNSVNLEEYERTRTIKFQPPDACYIELFRFRVRPPKNRELPLQLKATWCVTGNKVELRADILVPGFASRKLGQIPCEDVSIRFPIPECWIYLFRVEKHFRYGSVKSAHRRTGKIKGIERILGTVDTLQESLIEVTSGQAKYEHHHRAIVWRCPRLPKEGQGAYTTHQMVCRMALTSYDQIPSELAPFALVEFTMPATQVSHTTVRSVSVQDSDSDDPPEKYVRYLARHEYKVGIETTHGESTNAYLAATRPIKEAPPSPQPAASPMPPSDSDSDSN, encoded by the exons atggcGAATCCCTTCCTTATGATGGGTGATGATATGGACGATGGAGCCGATGCTGCTGTCAATCCATTCTTGATGCAGGATGGGCCTGAAGAGGCAGCTGAAGATTTCGACAATCCCTTTGCTGGACAGACGAACCCGTTCGCATTTGGTGATGATGCCGAGGAGGAGGTTCCGCCAACAACAGTTGCCACCACAATGGCTGACATCTTTCAAACTCAGCAGCAACCTGTGAAAACAACCAATGCAAGCGCATTTCAGTCAATCGACCCAGCGATGAGCTTCTTTGGAACAACTATCGAAGCCGATGACGATGCCATGGATCCTAGTTCAGAAGAGAGTGCAAAGAAAGGGCCTCCTCCAAGACCATCGCCCCCTTCACAGCAGACACAAGATCTCATCTACTCAGTATCCGATCAGCTTGACCAGGCCAGTTCCCAGTTGCTTGGCCGACTTCCAGCTACCAGATCACCAAGTCCAGTTTCAATGCGGGATCTCCACTCTCCAAGCCCAACGCCGGACTCGGGTTTGGCAGATTTGTTGGATGTATCAGACAGTGGATCTTCAGCAACTCAAGGCTTCGATATGGACTTGATGGGTAGTAGCAATGAAAATCCATTCGCTGCTCCTACCTCAATTCCAACGATGCAACCAGCAACTCCAATGCAGCAACAGACTAAGGCCTTGCCACCTCGACCACCACCGCCTAGACCAGCACCACCTAGGCCAACTCCACCATCTATTCCAGGAGCACCTCCGAGGCCAGTTCCTCCACAGCCAGCCAACCAGCAGCAGGCTAAGGAGCCTGATGATCTATTCGACATGTTTGGAACAACAGCTCCACCAAAACCACCACCGCCAAAGAGCAAGGAGgatattttgagtttgttttCGAAACCCTCCCCTCCTCAACCAGCGCAACAAGACTTACTCAGTGGAGACATCGTTTTAGATCCAATGCCAGATGGTGAGCAGAAATCTGATGAGGCGGCTCCAACAACACCACCAGCTACTGCTGAAGCCGAACCAAGTCCATTAATTCAGACTGAGGCTCCTGCTGAAGCAGCAACCGAAGATCCAATCTTTTCATCAACTTTAACGCATCCAGACGAGAGTAGTCAAGACATAACCAGCCACCCACAGTCAGCTGAAGAAGAATCAGCCGCTCCCATGAGCACCATTGCTCCAGAAATTCCTAAGATGAGGGCTCCAACTCCGGACATAGAAATAACCACCGTCGAAGATTTGCCTCGATCCGACGATGAAGAAGAACCCGAACCTGTACCTGCACCTCCTCCGGAAATTGTTGAGACAGAACCAGAACCGGAACCAGAACCAGAACCCGAGCCTGAAGAAGCCGACGTGGAAAAGGTGGTCGAAACTGATCACAGTCCACCAACAGAATCGATTGCCACTACTCAAGCTGTTCCTGAATCTCCAATCGATGCCAACTCCAGCTATCAGGCCAGTGAACCAGAGCAAATGGACACCGGGCTAGACTTTGCTCCACCTTCAGGTGCCACTTCAGCCAATCCATTTGCAAGTCCTGATGCCGATGAAGAGACTTATCCACAACCAACAGTTGTTACAAACATCTTCGCTGTGGAAGAACCTGCGATCACTAATATCTTCGCAGCTGATCCCGAACCAGCTGTGAATATCTTCGCTGCTGATCCGGATCCTGTTCCAGTTGTGACAAACATATTCGCTGCTTCCGATGAGTTTGACGCCTTTTCAGCTAAGTTTGACTCGGTGAAGAAAGACAACGTGAGCTTACTGGACGGATTTGGAGGAGGGATTACGCCAACCAGCACCGGAGGTGGAGATG CTTGGGGTGATACCGATGAGTTTGGAGCTGTTACTCCTGCAGCCCCCGATGATGGATTCGGCACCGAAGATGGCTTTGATCCCTTCTTGGCAATGCAGGCTCCAGAGCGCAGTGAATCTGTTGAATCTGTCGACAAGGAATTCAGCGTTGTTATTCGACCTAAGGCTGAAAATGCTCATGGCGTGACTCCAGCTCtggcaccaccaccaccacctcgTGGTTCACAGAATAACTCGGTGAATTCAGGAGACTCTTCACCACGGGTAAATCCATTCGACAAGGGTGAAGAGGATACCGGCTTCCCAGCACCGGCAGTAGCACCAGATCAGGTACCACCTATGCAACGCACAGACTCACAAGAAACTCCACAGACTCCTCTCTTCGATGAAGACGTTTCGCAACCACTAGAAGATTTCCCGCGACTGAACTATGTTGGACCAGGATGGGAAATGCAACTCCGACAGCCGAACAAAAAGAAGATAACAGGTCAGCGCTTctggaagaaaatatttgtaaaaatggcGATACAAAATGATGTACCTGTTATCCAGCTCTTCAATCAAGCATCAGACAAACAGCCTTTCCAAGAGCTACCCCTTCAGCCATCATATTCCGTGTCGGAAGTCGGTGCACAGCAATATGATCAGTTCGGCAAGATCttcacaatgaagcttcaaTATATCTTCTATAAGGAACGACCTGGTGTGCGACCAGGCCAGGTTACGAAAGCCGAACGTATCACAAACAAGCTCAGTCAGTTCGCCCAGTATGCCATCGCTGGGGACTATCAGGGAGTGAAGGAGTTCGGAAGTGACTTGAAGAAACTCGGTCTGCCAGTTGAGCATGCTCCACAATCTTCACAGTTATTCAAGATCGGCTCAATGAACTATGAGGATATGAAACAGCTGTCGATTTGTATTGAAGAAGCACTCTTCAAGATCTCTGCTCATCGAGATCGGGCCCTGAACTACAAAATGGAGGAGGTTCAAGTCACGGCTGTGGATGAAATCTACGTCGAGCAGGATTCAGAAGGAAAGATTCTTAAGCAAATTGCAAGAGTAAGACTGTTCTTTTTGGCCTTCTTATCAG GAATGCCAACAATCGAACTTGGCATGAACGACATGTGGCGCCAAGGCAAGGAAGTGGTCGGACGTCATGAcatcattcctgttgtgaccgAAGAATGGATTCGTCTGGAAAAAGTAGAGTTCCATAATTCTGTGAACTTGGAAGAATACGAAAGGACCCGTACTATCAA ATTTCAGCCACCAGATGCTTGTTATATTGAGCTCTTCCGTTTCCGAGTCCGCCCGCCAAAGAATCGGGAGCTTCCACTGCAGTTAAAGGCCACGTGGTGTGTTACCGGTAACAAAGTGGAACTGAGGGCTGATATATTAGTGCCAGGCTTTGCATCGCGCAAACTTGGCCAAATACCATGTGAGGATGTATCTATACGATTCCCAATTCCGGAATGTTGGATTTATTTGTTCCGCGTAGAAAAACATTTTAG gtACGGTTCTGTCAAATCCGCACATCGTCGTACGGGAAAAATCAAGGGTATTGAAAGGATTCTGGGAACAGTGGACACCTTGCAGGAGTCTCTAATTGAAGTCACCTCGGGCCAGGCCAAGTACGAACATCATCATCGGGCTATTGTCTGGCGTTGTCCGAGACTTCCAAAAGAAGGACAAG GAGCCTACACAACTCATCAAATGGTCTGTCGAATGGCACTTACTTCCTATGACCAGATACCAAGTGAATTAGCACCATTTGCTTTGGTTGAATTCACTATGCCAGCAACACAGGTTTCGCATACAACTGTTCGTTCAGTTAGTGTTCAAGATTCAGATAGTGATGATCCGCCAGAGAAATACGTTCGATATTTGGCAAGACATGAATATAA GGTTGGTATAGAAACAACACATGGAGAATCAACAAATGCGTATTTGGCTGCCACCAGACCTATTAAGGAGGCACCTCCATCACCTCAGCCAGCTGCTTCACCAATGCCACCAAGTGATTCTGATTCAGATTCAAATTAa